From the genome of Clostridiales bacterium, one region includes:
- the ispG gene encoding flavodoxin-dependent (E)-4-hydroxy-3-methylbut-2-enyl-diphosphate synthase has product MTKKINIGGVVIGGGEPIAIQSMTNTKTSDIERTVLQIQNLKSAGCHIARMAITDLKDAQSVKTIKQKVQMPLVADIQFDYRLAIASIENGIDKIRINPGNIGNKEKVKAIIDCAKAHHIPIRVGVNSGSIEKEFLQKYGRTAQALAQSALKSVKLLESFGFYDIVVSVKSSEVKAMIDACRIIDKSCQYPQHLGVTEAGLFESAIVKSAIGIGSLLIDNIGDTIRVSVTGDPVDEIKAAKLILRYSGKDNNFVEIVSCPTCARCNVDLYSLATQAQERLSHINKPVKIAIMGCAVNGPGEAKSADFGITGGNGKGLIFEKGKLIKTVDENALIDELVKKVEEYAKNL; this is encoded by the coding sequence ATCCATGACCAATACAAAGACATCGGATATTGAAAGAACGGTTTTGCAAATTCAAAATCTCAAATCAGCGGGCTGTCATATCGCGCGGATGGCTATTACCGATTTGAAAGACGCGCAGTCCGTAAAAACCATAAAACAAAAAGTTCAAATGCCGCTTGTGGCTGATATTCAATTTGATTATAGGCTTGCGATAGCTTCTATTGAAAACGGCATAGACAAAATCAGGATTAACCCGGGCAATATAGGCAATAAAGAAAAAGTAAAAGCGATAATAGATTGCGCTAAGGCGCACCACATACCTATTAGAGTGGGCGTCAATAGCGGCTCAATAGAAAAAGAATTTTTGCAAAAATACGGCCGCACAGCGCAGGCTTTGGCCCAAAGCGCCCTAAAGAGCGTTAAACTTTTGGAGAGCTTTGGTTTTTATGATATTGTCGTATCCGTAAAATCGTCTGAAGTCAAGGCAATGATAGACGCTTGCAGGATAATTGACAAGAGTTGTCAATATCCGCAACACCTAGGCGTGACGGAAGCCGGGCTTTTTGAAAGCGCTATTGTAAAATCCGCGATCGGCATAGGCTCGTTATTAATAGATAATATAGGCGATACGATTCGCGTTTCGGTAACTGGCGACCCTGTTGACGAAATTAAAGCCGCAAAATTAATTTTAAGATATTCAGGCAAGGATAATAACTTTGTGGAAATTGTTTCGTGTCCCACATGCGCTAGGTGCAATGTGGATTTGTATAGTTTAGCCACGCAAGCCCAAGAAAGGCTTAGTCATATTAATAAACCCGTAAAAATCGCTATAATGGGCTGCGCGGTCAATGGGCCGGGCGAGGCTAAGAGCGCGGATTTTGGCATCACAGGGGGCAACGGCAAAGGGCTTATTTTTGAAAAAGGCAAATTAATCAAAACGGTGGACGAAAACGCCTTGATTGACGAATTGGTAAAAAAGGTGGAAGAGTATGCTAAAAACCTTTAA